A section of the Eublepharis macularius isolate TG4126 chromosome 1, MPM_Emac_v1.0, whole genome shotgun sequence genome encodes:
- the MAPRE3 gene encoding microtubule-associated protein RP/EB family member 3 isoform X1, translated as MAINVYSTSVTSENLSRHDMLAWVNDSLQLNYTKIEQLCSGAAYCQFMDMLFPGCIHLRKVKFQAKLEHEYIHNFKVLQAAFKKMGVDKIIPVERLVKGKFQDNFEFIQWFKKFFDANYDGKEYNPLLARQGQDVAPAPNPGDQIFNKSKKPIGTAVPQRTSPTGPKNMQTPARMNITPSNIVRKNPPLARNGGSEADAQILELNQQLMDLKLTVDGLEKERDFYFSKLRDIELICQEHESENSPIISGIISILYATEEGFAPPEDDELDEQQHPEDQDEY; from the exons ATGGCCATCAATGTGTATTCCACATCCGTGACTAGCGAGAACCTGAGTCGCCATGACATGCTAGCATGGGTCAACGACTCCCTTCAGCTCAACTACACCAAGATAGAACAGCTGTGCTCAG GTGCTGCTTATTGCCAGTTCATGGACATGCTGTTCCCAGGCTGCATCCATTTGAGGAAGGTGAAGTTTCAGGCCAAGTTGGAGCACGAGTATATCCATAACTTTAAAGTGTTGCAGGCAGCCTTCAAGAAGATGGGTGTGGACAAG ATTATCCCAGTAGAGAGGTTGGTGAAGGGCAAGTTCCAAGACAATTTCGAGTTCATTCAGTGGTTTAAGAAATTCTTCGATGCCAACTATGATGGAAAGGAATACAATCCGTTGCTGGCAAGGCAAGGCCAAGACGTGGCCCCCGCTCCAAACCCAGGTGATCAGATCTTCAACAAATCCAAGAAACCCATTGGCACTGCAG TCCCGCAGAGAACCTCCCCAACAGGCCCCAAGAACATGCAGACTCCAGCCAGGatgaacatcactcccagcaATATTGTACGGAAAAACCCTCCTTTGGCCCGGAACGGAGGCAGTGAAGCTGATGCCCAGATCCTGGAGTTAAACCAGCAG TTGATGGACCTGAAGCTGACGGTGGATGGGCTGGAGAAGGAACGAGACTTCTACTTCAGCAAACTGCGGGACATCGAGCTGATCTGCCAGGAGCACGAGAGTGAGAACAGCCCCATCATATCAGGCATCATAAGCATCCTGTATGCCACAGAG GAAGGCTTTGCCCCCCCAGAGGACGATGAGCTGGACGAGCAGCAGCATCCAGAGGACCAGGATGAATACTAG
- the MAPRE3 gene encoding microtubule-associated protein RP/EB family member 3 isoform X2 has product MAINVYSTSVTSENLSRHDMLAWVNDSLQLNYTKIEQLCSGAAYCQFMDMLFPGCIHLRKVKFQAKLEHEYIHNFKVLQAAFKKMGVDKIIPVERLVKGKFQDNFEFIQWFKKFFDANYDGKEYNPLLARQGQDVAPAPNPVPQRTSPTGPKNMQTPARMNITPSNIVRKNPPLARNGGSEADAQILELNQQLMDLKLTVDGLEKERDFYFSKLRDIELICQEHESENSPIISGIISILYATEEGFAPPEDDELDEQQHPEDQDEY; this is encoded by the exons ATGGCCATCAATGTGTATTCCACATCCGTGACTAGCGAGAACCTGAGTCGCCATGACATGCTAGCATGGGTCAACGACTCCCTTCAGCTCAACTACACCAAGATAGAACAGCTGTGCTCAG GTGCTGCTTATTGCCAGTTCATGGACATGCTGTTCCCAGGCTGCATCCATTTGAGGAAGGTGAAGTTTCAGGCCAAGTTGGAGCACGAGTATATCCATAACTTTAAAGTGTTGCAGGCAGCCTTCAAGAAGATGGGTGTGGACAAG ATTATCCCAGTAGAGAGGTTGGTGAAGGGCAAGTTCCAAGACAATTTCGAGTTCATTCAGTGGTTTAAGAAATTCTTCGATGCCAACTATGATGGAAAGGAATACAATCCGTTGCTGGCAAGGCAAGGCCAAGACGTGGCCCCCGCTCCAAACCCAG TCCCGCAGAGAACCTCCCCAACAGGCCCCAAGAACATGCAGACTCCAGCCAGGatgaacatcactcccagcaATATTGTACGGAAAAACCCTCCTTTGGCCCGGAACGGAGGCAGTGAAGCTGATGCCCAGATCCTGGAGTTAAACCAGCAG TTGATGGACCTGAAGCTGACGGTGGATGGGCTGGAGAAGGAACGAGACTTCTACTTCAGCAAACTGCGGGACATCGAGCTGATCTGCCAGGAGCACGAGAGTGAGAACAGCCCCATCATATCAGGCATCATAAGCATCCTGTATGCCACAGAG GAAGGCTTTGCCCCCCCAGAGGACGATGAGCTGGACGAGCAGCAGCATCCAGAGGACCAGGATGAATACTAG